The genomic interval aaaaataaataaatataaaaattatttgtgtttgggaTGCTGTGAGCACAGAGACTATAGTGTACaacataaatttgaaaatgtttagcttaaatgtttaatatgaataaactgTGCTCATAAACGGCTTCTGAGATAGTATTCTCAAGTGAAATGAGTTGGGGTTTGGACATGGAAACAGCGTTCGTTGGTGTATTCAATGGACGCATTGCATCATCACTTTACAAGCCCATGGTTCAAAAAGTTTTCTAACCATTAGTCAAAAGTGTATGCAGTTAACAGGGACTCCCTGTCTATTTACGACACTGTTTATGTTGCTTAgccacttttctttttttttttttttaaattcatccCTTGTGCATAATTCAAACCAGTTTACTGTTTGAACCAGTATTGCCCATCACTAGTAGGACTGAATGAGCACACTGGATAATCTACACCATGGTTTTGTAATGCACTGTATAAGGGAATGGGGCAATTGTCAGAGCTAGCTGAACTATATCTATATGACATGGTTTAGGATATGACATGGTTTAGGACATGTTAGTTCATAATAGTAGGATGAATAATTCATTAAAGCACTTTTATCTGTTCCAAACTAGCAATGTAATGGTATGATGATTTTACGGTACAcgactttaaaaacatacattattatagaatatgatttttaataaaaccaaagtaaaaaaagaaaaatccatttAATCTACGTTTAATTAAGAGAGagtcattaaaaatgtctaaatttcGACTTTCTCCTCTTTCATTTAAGTGTCACTCACCTTCCCAGATGCGCAAACGCCAGCACACCGAAATGTCGGAGCCTGAGCCTCTTTTTCTCCCACCCAAGCGGCTGAAGTCCGCTGTATGGGAGTATTTTGGGTATTTAAAAGACCCAGGAGGCACCATCATTGTTGATGGTTATCCAGTTTGTAGATTGTGTCGGAAAAAAGTGTCAGCTCGGGCAAGCAACACTTCAAACATGGCGCACCATCTCCGTGACCACCACCCCAAGGAATTTGCAAAGATGAATGTAAGTGAAAATACTGTGAACTGCTAAGAAATAAAAGGTAATATAAATTATGGATCCCCTTTCAgaattttatgtgctttctgTAAACATCATATGCAACAAATTACTGCAGGCCGACTGAAAAAAATGCTgcgagggggaaaaaaaaacagcaataaatgtaataaattattataccGTTTTCATTGTACCGTGATGATCTCATACCGTTACACTCCTAGTTCAATTTGCCTCAAAGCCACTGTATCCAacaagttaaagggatagttcacaaaaataacaattatcatttactcatcgtcaggttgttccaaacctgtaagttaTTGTCTTTGTTATACACTAAAGAAGACCGTACAATGAATGTCAATGGGGTCCAAGACATCATTGAACTCCATTGACTTCATTGTTTGTACAAAAGCAGTTTCAAGAGGGACATTCATaggtcattcattcattattcattccatacctggaaaaaataaatattcccAAAATACTcctaatgaatgaatgaatgaatctctattgaatgttacattttctcTGGCAATGCATACTTCTCATTTAAAGTGATTTAGCATTTAATGTGCATTGGTTTCACCAAGTTTTCATTTGCTTTATCCTCCAGAGAAAGCATTCTGTGGTGTGTAGGAGACGAATAAGAGATGTACCAAGTAGTGATGCACCAAGCAGTGATGGACCAAGCAATTATGGGCCAAGCAGTTATGGACCGAGCATTGTGGAAAATCAAACGGCAGAATCGTCCGAAGCGAAAGAAGCTAAGATTGATCCCACCATTTATCACCAAACAACACAATCGAGGCTAAATACCCTAGTTTTCAATTTTATCGTGGAGGATGTGCAACCCATTTCAATTCTTGAGCAACCTGGCTTCAGGAGGTTGATTGAAGCTTTAAGTCGGGGCAAAAAAGTCATGAGTCGAAATGCTTTTATCAGCAGGCTTGAAGTAGCATTTGATAAAATGAAAGGGGAGCTAAAAGCAAAGCTTGACAAAGTGCAGACATTATGTACAACTGCTGATGTATGGTCGGTGCAGGACAGAAGTTATTTTGGAATGACTTGTCACTGGCTTGAGGACAATCTCGAAAGGAAGTCTGCTGCTCTTGCCTGCACAAGAATCCCTATCAGCTACACTTGCGAATCAATCATCGCTAAAATCCAAGAAATTCATTCTTCCTATAACATCGAGAGCAAAGTCCAGGCCACCGTCACTGACAACGGTAACAATTTCATAAAAGCCTTCAAAGAATTCGCTTCTGATGATGACCAAGAAGTGGAGCAAAGTCATTTTGAGGATTTGGGCAGTATTCTTTGTGATGGAGAAATCGGTGGAGACTTCTTTCTGAGTTACTTCCTACCACCTCACCAACGGTGTGCTTCTCAAACCCTGAACTTGATTGCTTCAAAGGATCTAGCGGATGCCGTCTCAAAGGGACCGGCAGGTAAACTGCACAGCAGCGCAGCTGAAAAATGTGCAGCGATATGGCACAAGACCCAATCGTCCACTGAAGCTGCTGATGCAATGGAATCCattgcaaaaatgaaattcacAGTTCCTTGTCTGAATCAGTGGAGCTCAGAATACTACGCCATTAACAAGATTATGTCGCTTACCGATACACAGCTCAACGAGTTGACAGAAGTCTTGGGTGTTCCACATTTTACACCTGATGAAACTGCGTATCTCACAGAATATACT from Labeo rohita strain BAU-BD-2019 chromosome 6, IGBB_LRoh.1.0, whole genome shotgun sequence carries:
- the zgc:161969 gene encoding zinc finger BED domain-containing protein 4 isoform X2, translated to MRKRQHTEMSEPEPLFLPPKRLKSAVWEYFGYLKDPGGTIIVDGYPVCRLCRKKVSARASNTSNMAHHLRDHHPKEFAKMNRKHSVVCRRRIRDVPSSDAPSSDGPSNYGPSSYGPSIVENQTAESSEAKEAKIDPTIYHQTTQSRLNTLVFNFIVEDVQPISILEQPGFRRLIEALSRGKKVMSRNAFISRLEVAFDKMKGELKAKLDKVQTLCTTADVWSVQDRSYFGMTCHWLEDNLERKSAALACTRIPISYTCESIIAKIQEIHSSYNIESKVQATVTDNGNNFIKAFKEFASDDDQEVEQSHFEDLGSILCDGEIGGDFFLSYFLPPHQRCASQTLNLIASKDLADAVSKGPAGKLHSSAAEKCAAIWHKTQSSTEAADAMESIAKMKFTVPCLNQWSSEYYAINKIMSLTDTQLNELTEVLGVPHFTPDETAYLTEYTDVFKPVAFALDLLHGEEKCFLGIVIPTLLTLKRKLEEKAANTRLFSRVIESTVKAIDSRFKQVFESSDARLATATMPQFRLWWLPEDERESLRAQLITEVLQVDQGTEETETNGGSVHEDEFFSYGPGSSGNKSGKREAAEEVWLYLQGTNKDLKCLHEFPGVKKVFIKFNTTLPSSAPVQQLFSNGSNIVTPKGHHLSDEHFERVLLLRYNSKITTALE
- the zgc:161969 gene encoding E3 SUMO-protein ligase ZBED1 isoform X1, whose translation is MERSRSAFDHWMHKHHFTFRDTRGRNITVQCNLCLPKINILSTARDSTSNLKKHLECHSPSQMRKRQHTEMSEPEPLFLPPKRLKSAVWEYFGYLKDPGGTIIVDGYPVCRLCRKKVSARASNTSNMAHHLRDHHPKEFAKMNRKHSVVCRRRIRDVPSSDAPSSDGPSNYGPSSYGPSIVENQTAESSEAKEAKIDPTIYHQTTQSRLNTLVFNFIVEDVQPISILEQPGFRRLIEALSRGKKVMSRNAFISRLEVAFDKMKGELKAKLDKVQTLCTTADVWSVQDRSYFGMTCHWLEDNLERKSAALACTRIPISYTCESIIAKIQEIHSSYNIESKVQATVTDNGNNFIKAFKEFASDDDQEVEQSHFEDLGSILCDGEIGGDFFLSYFLPPHQRCASQTLNLIASKDLADAVSKGPAGKLHSSAAEKCAAIWHKTQSSTEAADAMESIAKMKFTVPCLNQWSSEYYAINKIMSLTDTQLNELTEVLGVPHFTPDETAYLTEYTDVFKPVAFALDLLHGEEKCFLGIVIPTLLTLKRKLEEKAANTRLFSRVIESTVKAIDSRFKQVFESSDARLATATMPQFRLWWLPEDERESLRAQLITEVLQVDQGTEETETNGGSVHEDEFFSYGPGSSGNKSGKREAAEEVWLYLQGTNKDLKCLHEFPGVKKVFIKFNTTLPSSAPVQQLFSNGSNIVTPKGHHLSDEHFERVLLLRYNSKITTALE
- the zgc:161969 gene encoding zinc finger BED domain-containing protein 4 isoform X3, which encodes MERSRSAFDHWMHKHHFTFRDTRGRNITVQCNLCLPKINILSTARDSTSNLKKHLERKHSVVCRRRIRDVPSSDAPSSDGPSNYGPSSYGPSIVENQTAESSEAKEAKIDPTIYHQTTQSRLNTLVFNFIVEDVQPISILEQPGFRRLIEALSRGKKVMSRNAFISRLEVAFDKMKGELKAKLDKVQTLCTTADVWSVQDRSYFGMTCHWLEDNLERKSAALACTRIPISYTCESIIAKIQEIHSSYNIESKVQATVTDNGNNFIKAFKEFASDDDQEVEQSHFEDLGSILCDGEIGGDFFLSYFLPPHQRCASQTLNLIASKDLADAVSKGPAGKLHSSAAEKCAAIWHKTQSSTEAADAMESIAKMKFTVPCLNQWSSEYYAINKIMSLTDTQLNELTEVLGVPHFTPDETAYLTEYTDVFKPVAFALDLLHGEEKCFLGIVIPTLLTLKRKLEEKAANTRLFSRVIESTVKAIDSRFKQVFESSDARLATATMPQFRLWWLPEDERESLRAQLITEVLQVDQGTEETETNGGSVHEDEFFSYGPGSSGNKSGKREAAEEVWLYLQGTNKDLKCLHEFPGVKKVFIKFNTTLPSSAPVQQLFSNGSNIVTPKGHHLSDEHFERVLLLRYNSKITTALE